The Methanolacinia petrolearia DSM 11571 genome has a segment encoding these proteins:
- a CDS encoding S26 family signal peptidase, with product MKKPESGNKPKESLIKRFLKSEEPAFSLARDAAWIVLVVGLVALLLFLFSGTWPAVVAVESESMVPNMNKGDLVFVVAADRYGELQTWNESLSTGYGKFNEYPNLYGNAVYGDVIIYKPNGVDSVHPIIHRAVEWYDNASDGGYITWGDNNPYPDQMGGISGIGQLMPVEKEWIVGKAWFAIPLVGYIPLHIIEFAILIIILMFAHELYLNSREKKKK from the coding sequence ATGAAAAAACCCGAATCAGGTAATAAACCGAAAGAATCTCTAATTAAAAGGTTTTTAAAGAGTGAGGAGCCGGCTTTTTCACTGGCACGCGACGCAGCATGGATCGTGCTGGTCGTAGGCCTTGTCGCACTCCTGCTCTTTTTATTTTCAGGCACCTGGCCGGCAGTGGTTGCAGTCGAGTCTGAGAGCATGGTTCCAAATATGAATAAAGGAGACCTCGTCTTTGTCGTCGCCGCAGACAGGTACGGCGAACTGCAGACATGGAACGAAAGCCTGTCGACAGGCTACGGTAAATTCAACGAGTATCCTAATCTTTACGGCAATGCTGTCTACGGAGACGTAATTATCTACAAGCCGAACGGGGTGGACAGTGTTCATCCGATCATCCATCGTGCAGTTGAATGGTACGACAATGCAAGCGACGGGGGATACATTACCTGGGGTGACAACAACCCATACCCCGACCAAATGGGAGGAATTTCAGGAATCGGACAGCTAATGCCTGTTGAAAAGGAATGGATCGTAGGAAAGGCCTGGTTCGCAATTCCCCTCGTAGGATATATCCCGCTGCACATAATCGAATTCGCAATACTGATAATAATCCTTATGTTTGCTCATGAACTGTATCTGAATTCCAGGGAGAAAAAGAAGAAATGA
- the cofH gene encoding 5-amino-6-(D-ribitylamino)uracil--L-tyrosine 4-hydroxyphenyl transferase CofH, producing MKDAELKNLLNDVLEGHRMTEEEAVSLMMIRDRNIFRIAEAADRLRERKVGDIVTYVRNHNLHVTNICKNLCGFCGFGRPKKAEDAYLHDEEEIRARALLAKERNVTEICLLSGVHPDFDAERYAEIISWVHDVIPEADIHTMSPDEISYSAKKSGISTKEVIGMMRSAGLGTLQGTAAEILVDSVRKTICPAKVPTAEWVRIIKEAHSMGIKSTATILPGSVETEADRVEHLRVLRGIQDETGGFTELVPLPYLHHNTPLFNKGLAPPGATGRTDILLFAVSRLYLDNFDNIQISWGKLGRKFTQVGLLSGGNDFGGTMFSDEVSVDAGGDESDYLDPGEMKRITEDIGRVLKQRSTTYEILD from the coding sequence ATGAAGGACGCAGAGCTTAAGAACCTTTTGAACGATGTTCTCGAAGGACACAGGATGACCGAGGAAGAGGCGGTCTCGCTGATGATGATCCGTGACCGGAATATCTTCAGGATTGCCGAAGCGGCAGATCGGTTAAGGGAAAGAAAGGTAGGAGACATTGTGACTTATGTCAGGAACCACAACCTCCACGTTACGAACATCTGCAAAAATCTCTGCGGCTTCTGTGGTTTCGGCAGGCCGAAGAAGGCCGAGGACGCCTACCTTCATGACGAAGAAGAGATCAGGGCACGGGCTCTCTTGGCAAAGGAGAGAAACGTAACAGAGATCTGCCTTCTTTCAGGAGTCCACCCGGATTTCGACGCGGAAAGATACGCTGAGATCATATCCTGGGTGCATGATGTTATTCCCGAAGCGGATATCCATACTATGAGCCCTGACGAGATCTCCTATTCTGCAAAAAAAAGCGGGATTTCGACAAAAGAGGTCATCGGGATGATGAGAAGTGCTGGCCTCGGAACTCTCCAGGGAACTGCGGCCGAGATCCTCGTGGACAGCGTCAGAAAGACAATCTGCCCGGCCAAGGTACCGACGGCAGAATGGGTCAGGATAATAAAGGAAGCTCATTCTATGGGGATAAAGTCAACTGCAACGATATTACCCGGTTCGGTGGAGACCGAGGCGGACAGGGTAGAACACCTGAGAGTCCTGAGAGGAATACAGGATGAAACCGGAGGATTCACCGAACTCGTTCCGCTCCCCTATCTCCACCACAACACTCCCCTGTTCAACAAGGGACTTGCCCCGCCAGGCGCCACAGGAAGAACGGACATACTTCTCTTCGCAGTATCAAGGCTCTATCTCGACAACTTCGACAACATCCAGATCTCGTGGGGAAAACTGGGACGGAAATTCACCCAGGTAGGCCTTTTATCAGGAGGAAACGACTTCGGAGGAACGATGTTCTCCGATGAGGTATCCGTGGATGCAGGCGGCGACGAATCGGACTACCTCGATCCCGGTGAGATGAAGCGCATAACCGAAGATATCGGCAGGGTTTTGAAACAGAGATCGACAACCTACGAAATCCTGGATTAA